From Geomonas agri, one genomic window encodes:
- a CDS encoding HD domain-containing phosphohydrolase, which translates to MRFSLKTKILILVTAILVVVISTVAYHNYRQQKEMLHEIANRNTSVLIETIKSSVANAMLSGRSDEVASIFARIKSREFVKSIRIVDAEGKILNSADRSEIGSRIPEQGHSTLPSRNFSLLPEEGVFLSYARIFNAPQCYKCHPASKETLGLLEIKLSLGYMNSFIYREREIAIVSAIILVLLTVITISTLLIIYVERPIRKLMRCMEKVEQGEFNQEISLTSSLEMRSLGNSFNRMVGTIGNLMESTVKHERELARAQEKLAHHRETHQMNGRLEEQIREIENLNVTLEERIEEIEEANYKIADLAGELEDKNTNLEKAVAKLSTLYRLGLAINSTIEVEDLYRLVVKTTMDTLQAQVGYVVLYDAEHGELRITNLVGYRDPNPQYLRVPMKPSSVSSWVIQNSKPLLITDIAQTPEFDRISPLGFERKTLICAPLMVKDEIIGTLTVVNKLNNTVYNHEELELLSTIAAQASIAIKNAMLYDEQQKTYLNTIQALVSAIEASDSYTRGHSERVTRFSLALARKLELPANRLKVIERAAILHDIGKIGIDLSLLHKEETLTKDDVAELQQHPSIGMTILEPIEFLHDVRLCIGQHHERYDGKGYPNRLTGQELLLESRILAIADSFDAMTSDRPYRKALKLEVAIQELAENAGTQFDPELVPIFIKLLKTPNFLPQREEFPGLHVVPLAAKGGSKSHSCIAQ; encoded by the coding sequence ATGCGCTTCTCCCTCAAAACCAAAATCCTCATCCTGGTAACTGCGATCCTGGTCGTCGTCATCTCCACAGTTGCCTACCATAACTACCGGCAGCAGAAGGAAATGTTGCACGAGATAGCCAACCGCAACACCTCGGTGCTGATCGAGACTATCAAGAGTTCCGTCGCCAACGCGATGCTGTCGGGCCGCTCCGACGAGGTCGCCAGCATCTTCGCCAGAATCAAATCCCGGGAGTTCGTTAAGTCCATAAGAATCGTTGACGCGGAAGGAAAAATCCTCAACTCCGCCGATCGCAGCGAGATCGGCAGCCGGATCCCGGAACAGGGGCACAGCACGCTCCCTAGCCGCAACTTCTCCCTGCTCCCCGAAGAGGGAGTTTTCCTTTCCTACGCACGCATCTTCAACGCGCCGCAATGCTATAAGTGTCATCCCGCCAGCAAGGAGACACTTGGGCTACTCGAGATCAAGCTCTCCCTTGGGTACATGAACAGCTTCATCTACCGCGAGCGCGAGATCGCCATCGTTTCCGCCATCATCCTGGTCCTGCTCACCGTGATCACCATCTCCACCCTTCTGATCATCTACGTGGAGCGTCCCATCCGCAAGCTGATGCGCTGCATGGAGAAGGTCGAACAAGGTGAGTTCAACCAGGAAATCAGTCTCACCTCCAGCCTCGAGATGCGCTCATTGGGCAACAGCTTCAACCGCATGGTGGGCACCATCGGCAACTTGATGGAATCAACCGTCAAACACGAAAGGGAACTGGCCCGGGCCCAGGAAAAACTGGCGCACCACCGCGAGACCCACCAGATGAACGGCCGCCTTGAGGAACAGATCCGCGAGATCGAGAACTTGAACGTGACCTTGGAGGAGCGCATCGAGGAGATCGAGGAGGCGAACTACAAGATCGCCGACCTGGCCGGGGAACTGGAAGACAAGAACACCAACCTGGAGAAGGCAGTTGCGAAGCTCTCCACCCTGTACCGCCTGGGACTGGCCATCAACTCCACCATCGAGGTGGAGGACCTGTACCGGCTGGTGGTGAAGACCACCATGGACACCCTGCAGGCCCAGGTCGGCTACGTGGTGCTCTACGACGCCGAACATGGCGAGTTGCGCATCACCAACCTGGTCGGCTACCGCGACCCGAACCCGCAGTACCTGCGCGTCCCCATGAAGCCCTCCAGCGTCTCCAGTTGGGTGATCCAGAACAGCAAGCCGCTTCTTATCACCGACATCGCCCAGACGCCCGAGTTCGACCGGATCAGCCCCTTGGGTTTCGAGAGAAAGACCCTTATCTGCGCCCCGCTCATGGTCAAGGACGAGATCATCGGCACCCTGACCGTGGTCAACAAGCTGAACAACACGGTCTACAACCACGAGGAACTGGAGCTTCTCTCCACCATCGCGGCGCAGGCCTCCATCGCCATCAAGAACGCCATGCTCTACGACGAGCAGCAAAAGACCTACCTGAACACCATTCAGGCCCTGGTCTCCGCCATCGAGGCATCCGACAGTTATACCCGTGGCCATTCCGAGCGCGTCACCCGCTTCTCGCTCGCCCTGGCCAGAAAGCTCGAGCTCCCCGCCAATCGCCTCAAGGTGATCGAGCGCGCCGCCATCCTGCACGACATCGGCAAGATCGGCATCGACCTCTCCCTGCTGCACAAGGAGGAAACCCTCACCAAGGACGACGTGGCCGAGTTGCAGCAACACCCCAGCATCGGCATGACGATCCTGGAGCCGATCGAGTTCCTGCACGACGTGCGGTTGTGCATCGGGCAGCACCACGAACGCTACGACGGCAAGGGGTACCCCAACCGCCTGACCGGCCAGGAGCTCCTGCTCGAGTCCCGTATTCTTGCCATCGCCGACAGCTTCGATGCCATGACCTCGGACCGCCCCTACCGCAAGGCGCTCAAGCTCGAGGTAGCAATCCAGGAGTTGGCCGAGAATGCCGGCACCCAGTTCGACCCTGAATTGGTCCCCATCTTCATCAAGCTCCTGAAGACGCCGAACTTCCTGCCCCAGCGCGAGGAATTCCCGGGGCTACACGTGGTGCCTCTTGCTGCCAAGGGGGGTAGCAAGTCTCACTCCTGCATTGCCCAGTAA